The genomic window CCCCCAAAGTGCAGATAACGTTCGTCCAGTTAAGGAAATCTTGGAATTTCCGCAATCGGCAATTTACAACCCACATTACACCTATCGAAACTTGCTCTTTGTGTCACCAAAGGAGCTTAATTTCTCATCGCGAGCAGGATCTGCTCGAAACATTGCCGTTCGCGTGCAACTAATGGCTGGAGAAACCCCAAAAGATGCAGTCAATGCCATCTACGGCAAGTCGTCTTGTCCCAAATTTTCTACTGAAGCATTTACGGCTGTCAATTATCATAACAAATGCCCATCTTTCTACgatgaaataaaaatagcgCTGCCTGCATCAATAAAGCAGCATCACCACTTAttgtttaccatttaccatGTTTCATGTCAAAAGAAACCACAGGACGTGCAGCCGTCAGTAGAGACTCCTATCGGCTACACATGGCTGCCCTTACTGGAAGATGGAAAACTTAAGGTTGGAGAATTTAATCTTCCTGTTATGGTAGAATCACCACCGGAAAATTACTCTTTCATACCACCGAATGTTCACTTGCCTGGAATAAAATGGCTGGACAATCATAGAGCCGTGTTTTCCATTAATGTAGAAGCAGTGACTGCAATTCATACATTGGATTCCTTCCTTGATCGATTCTTCTTAATTTGCGAATATCTAGACACTCGAAATATACCTTCCCACATTGGCGAAAATAATATCGAAACAGAATTAAAGAAATGCTTGCTAGATATCGAATATGCAAATCGAGAGCCATTAGTGAGGCATCTACCACTAGTCCTGGACAAGCTTATCGAATTGTTGGTGGTGACCCACAAAGTGGGTGGACAAGCCATGTCTCTGGGATCCACGGTTTTCGAAGTTCTTTGTTTAGTATCGTCTTTGTTGTCAATACTTAACGACGATCAATACGACCAATACGGACGGCAAAGTTTGCTATCAACATATGTGCAATTTCAATCTAAAATTCCGCATCCATTTCAAAGCAAACAGCGACTGAAATGCAGTCGCAGCACAACAGAAGACTTGCAATTAAGCGAATCGTACACCCTTTATGATAATGTGTTAGCAAGTGGCCGAAGTTTGGATCGCAAAggtaaatacatattttttgaagGCTTTAAATATAACATATTCTTTTTCAGAATTGTCCATTGATATCCTTCAATCGATGGCAGCACGGGACGTCCAAGTCCGGCTACTGCACGAAGAATTAGCCCTGCATTGGGTCGTTGCAAGTGGAAAGGCAGCAGACTTAGCCATGTCAAATTCGTGGTTTTTATTTGAGCTCATTGTCAAGTCTATGATTGAACATTTGCATTGTTCAAATACTTTGAATGGTCCCCGCAAACATCGATTTCCTCATCAGTTTAATGATGATCTATCCACCCTGGTGCACCTTGTAACAACAAAAGTGGTCGGCTACCATAGTAACGAACCTAAATTAGCGCAGTCATTAAATGCAAGTTTAAGCTTCTTTATATTTGACATATTAAGCATCATGGATCGGGGATTTGTCTTCGGCCTGATCAAAACCTACACCAAGGTTCTGATTTCTAAGAATGCTTCAATACCTGATCTAATGAACTATAAAATAGACTTCTTAAGAATTGTGTGTAGTCATGAGCACTTTGTAGCTTTAAACTTGCCGTTTGGTACTTCCTACACAATGGTAACTGCGCCTTGCAGTCCCACGCCAAGCACAACGTCGAGCAACAGCCAAACTTCTTGCGTAAGTCATAGTACACACAATACACTTTCATTTGTATTAATTTCTGGTTTTATTAACAGGGATCACTGGACAGAGCTCTTCACGCCGATCTAAGTCAAGAGTTTCTGCAACAACATTTTCTAATCGGGCTTGTTCTGAGCGATTTGGCAGCAGTAATGGAGGTGCCAAACCCCCAATTACATGGAAAAGCAATTCGATGTATTCGCAACCTCATGACATCTCACGATTTGGACGCTCGATACAGCGAAACTGATGCCCGTGCAAGGGTGGCTGCATTATATATACCGCTACTATCCATAGTGATGGATTGCATTCCTCAATTGCATCAACACGGCCTTGAGCAGGATCGTCTGCAGCAAATAGGTCAACTTGAAGACTATCAAGGACCGCATCAAACTATTACAGCATCAACCATAAATCCGGAAGTGGCATTTGCAATATCGGGAAGTCGTCCCTACTCCTACTTGAATGAACAAGTTAAAAACAAACTGCCCCTTAGCTCGGAGAATACTCGCCATTTATTGGTGTGTTTTCTGTGGGTGCTGAAAAACTTGGAGCGCAACGTTTTATACCGCTGGCTTTTGGATTTAAGTCCGCATAGAGTGCACCAAATGCTGCAAGGTGTTAATGTTTGCCTGAAAACTTTCGAGTACACAGGACAAAAAAACGTCGCCACTCTTAAACGAACGAATACACAAAGTTTTAGGAAAACTGGATCTACTGACGTTAAGGAAAAGTTGGAAGAATGTATTAGAGGCACAAATTCAGCGCGGTATGATTTAATAAATCGCCGAAAAGATCGTAATTCAACAGAAAAGTTCCGTTGGAGGAAAGACCAGATGCCATATCGCTCACAATATGCTGATGGTGTGGGAAAAAGTGAGCATGAACTTGAATTGAGTCATTTCATCGAAGGCTCTTTGGCTACTGAAGTTGCTCTTGTACTTCTCGATACCCTGGAAATTATTGTTCATGTTGCTGCCAATCTTTATCATAATCTTCTTGGAACTGTGCTAAAGGTGCTTCTTCATTCCTTGTCGCGGAATCAATCTACTTTGGCCTTGCAAAACTTGTTTGCCTCCCAGCGCGccttaatttttaaatttccaaaCTTATTATTTGACGACGAGACCGACATATGTGCTGATTTGTGTCTAATTTTACTAAAACATTGTGGATCCCTTCTGCCCGGAATACGATCACAGGCAGCTGCATCACTATATTTACTAATGAGACAAAATTTCGAAATTGGAAATGTAAGTTTTGTTTCATTTGTTAAGGTTTAAAGAACTAACTTAATGGTTTTTTTCGTGTAGAACTTTGCCCGAGTTAAGATGCAAGTGACGATGTCTTTAAGCTCCCTAGTTGGCACAAGTTCAGTTTTTAGTGAGCAATCCTTACGCCGTGCACTTAAAACAGTGCTAGTTTATGCTGAATCCGACTCCGACCTGCAGGAGACATCATTTCCTGAGCAAGTACAAGATTTGCTTTTTAATCTGCATATGATACTGTCAGATACTGTTAAAATGAAGGAGTATCAGGAAGACCCAGAAATGTTGCTTGACCTCATGAATCGTATTGCCAAGGGATACCAAAATAATCCTGATCTACGGCTAACTTGGTTGGAAAATATGGCTAAAAAACACCGCGAGCGAGCAAATCACACGGAAGCCGCCATGTGCTATGTACACGCTGCTTCTTTAGTCTCTGAATATCTTAGCATGTTGGAGTCACAAACACATTTGCCTGTTGGAGCTGTAAGTTTTCAACGAATTTCTCCCAACACACTAATGGAGTCGGCCGTGTCGGATGATGTGCTAAGTCCCGGCGAGGATGGTATCTGCCTAGGAAATCATTTCACTGAAACTGGGTTAAAGGCCTTGCTGGAAGAAGCCTCCAATTCTTTTCAAGTAGCTGGCATGTATGAAGCAATGAACGAAGTGTACAAAATTCTAATACCCATATGCGAGGCAAACAGAGATTTTCAAAAGCTAAGCAAAGTTCATGGAAAATTGCAGGAGGCATTTAATAGAATATCCCAGCTACAGGTAACAAAATTGTGTAATTTTTACCAACGAGaactatacatatatttttaaacaggGTAAGAGAGTTTTTGGCACATACTTTCGTGTTGGCTTCTATGGTGGAAAATTCGGAGACTTGGATCAGCAGGAATTCATTTATAAGGAGCCGACCTTGACAAAGTTGCCCGAGATATTTAGTCGGCTTCAGGTATATATTGCAATTTAGAAACAAAGAgtattattaaatttgttaaatcCCACGTTAGAACTTTTACACTGAACGATTCGGACCGGACTCTGTGCATATCATTAAAGATTCTAATACAGTTGATGTAAATAGTTTGGATCCCGATAAGGCTTACATTCAGATAACTTATGTTGAACCCTATTTTGAAACATATGAAATGCGTCATCGTGAGACATACTTCGAGCGGAATTTCAATATAAGTATGAGAtgaattacaaatttaattgaaaccgaaaattaaaattataatttaaacattttttgtttatgcagAACGTTTTATATATGCCACGCCTTTTACCAAAAATGGTAAGGCCCATGGAGAACTACATGAGCAGTGTAAGCGGAAAACGATCTTAACCACGGCGAATCACTTTCCCTACGTAAAAACACGCATTATGGTAATCAGCAGACAGCAAATAGTTCTGGAACCCATTGAAGTGGCAATTGAAGTAAGTTAAGTGGTTATATCCCAatagttaataataataaatttcgtTGCCCAGGATATTCAAAAGAAGACATTGGAGCTGGCGGCTGCCACGAATCAAGAGCCAGCCGACCCCAAAATACTGCAAATGGTGCTCCAGGGATGTATTGGAACCACTGTTAACCAAGGACCGATGGAAATGGCGAGTGTGTTCCTTTCCAATTTATCCGACGGAACAACTGTACCGACAAAGCACCAAAACAAACTTCGGTTGTGCTTTCGCGAGTTTTCAAAACGTTGTGCTGATGCTTTGAAGAAGAATCGCAATCTAATACTTTCAGACCAAAAAGATTACCAACGAGAGTTGGAACGTAACAACGATCGGTTCATTGAACGATTGACTCCCTTTATTACTCTTACAGCAGTCCAGAATCATGGCGTTGTCAAgtaagtttttatttgtatacaGTGGAAAGGAAAAATCtattttgtatacatatgtatatgtctttcttttttgttcCTATACGAACTACTCTATATTAGAGAGAAAAATGATACTTAGTTATTCCGATTTTTTTGGGTTTAAGTCAAATATAGATGGTTTCTAAAATAAGTCATAATAGTAGGTAAGGAGTAAACATAAATACTACACTACATGACTATTTTAGAAACCATCTATgcaaaatcataaattaaattactatAACATTTTAGCTGaccaaataattaataaaatattcgttTACTTAATTTCTTTTCCAAATATATCCAATTCTAGGGCCAACgcgcacaacaacaaaagtactcctttgaaatggtaaCTCCTTGCATGACATAGTCTGCAACCAATTATAACAAtacttttggtttttcatgTCTAGCGTATCGGATTATTTTAAGtgaaactttaattttaactTATCGATCTCGTTACTTGCTAATATAACAGCGTAACTCTTCTTAAGCATATAATAGATTAAGCGAAATATTATGAAGcgaaagaaataaattttacacttttttactatttttactATTAACTAAACCGTTAGTCTTAGGTTGGATGATTGTCGAATATCGCATGGGAGAAACGGTCCTCTTTGGTGTTAGATGAACTGAGAGTGGGCTCCGTGAGGTATCATTGCCTCACGAGGCCTATCGGTTTTAGCGAAACTATCGAGTGTACTATCGATGTCTTTATTCATCGATGGTGTCGGCTTCAATTACACGTAAACTCAGATAATTCGCCGGCTAAAAAAGGCCacaaataaatgataatgaGACTCAAGGATTGTTGGCCCGCAGCGCTAGTATTCATAGCCGCTGCATCGGCGTCATTTTCACCCGAAAAGCCTGTTCCTCCGCCCTGCAGGGCGTGCACCCAGCTCGTTGGCTCATTTAGGGCAGGACTCGAAAGGACAAAACGTGGACACGCGGGCGGGGACACGGCATGGGAGGAGGAAAAGTTGCGTTCGTACAAGAACAGCGAGGTGCGGCTGGTAGAGATCCAGGAGAAGCTATGTTCAGACGGAGAAGTGATAAACAAGGATCACTGTCACAACCTGGCTAACGAGCACGAGGCGCTTCTCGAGGACTGGTTCACCCACAAACAGACGGAAAGTCCGGACCTGCATTCCTGGCTTTGCATCGACCAGCTAACTGTCTGCTGTCAGGCGAACACCTACGGACCAGATTGCCTGCCCTGCACCGAGTGCAACGGAAATGGTAAGTTATgatatgcaaaaaatattaaagccCACCTACATAAGAATGTCCTCTTTGGCAGAACTTGTAAGCTATTTTAATTTAAGGTTGCTGTTTTCGTTTAATTCACACGACTATTTTCAGGAAAATGCAAAGGAGACGGAACTAGGAAGGGTAACGGAAAGTGCAAATGTGATCCCGGCTATGCGGGTCCGAACTGCAACGACTGTGGACCGGAGCACTACGAGTCCTTCCGGGACGAAAAGAAATTGCTGTGTACACAGTGTCATGCGGCCTGTGGGGAAGGAGGCTGCACGGGAGGTGGTCCCAAGAGCTGCCGCAAGTGTAAGAAGGGCTGGAGCATGGACTCGGAGGCAGGATGTGTCGACATCAATGAGTGCTTGGAGCAACAGCGTCCCTACTCTTGCCGACCGCAGCAGTTCTGCGTGAACAATGAGGGCTCCTTCAGTTGCCTGGAGTGTGATCGCTCCTGCGATGGTTGCGATGGTGATGGTCCGGACATGTGCAAAAAGTGTGCGGATGGCTATGAGTTGAGGGATGGAAAGTGCCATGGTAAGtaaaactgcaattaaatatatttgcttttaaGCCACGAATGGCCCACTATCTTTATTGCGCCTCCGATCATTAAAGATATTTCTGCGGAGCAACGCAGCAACTACGTAAGCTATACACGAATGCTTACCTACTTCGGAATGTGCGTGGCCACCTGCGTCATCTTCCAGAGCTCCACTCACATTGCTTGGGGTTGCATTGTTGGGGCGGCAGTTGCAGGGTACATTGCTGTTTCCGAGTACTGGATCAACTCGGAGGCAGAAGGCGGCCACCAGCCCCAAATAGATACAAAACAGTTGGAGGAACTAATCATGAAGTCCTTATAAGTCAAAAAGTCATGTCAACATtcctttcatattttttatgagATACACGAGAGTTTTGAACAGCATTATCTTTTAACATTTCCCTAAGACATCTAACGATTTTTGTACTTCGTTTGCAGTGCGCAGTGATTCAGACTCCACGGTGCTCGGTGAAGAGTCCACGCACGAAGAACTGTAGAAGTTACCAAAACGCACATCTTTGTAGACAATTTTACTTTAATAGTTAATATTATCAATtgatatgtatttataaattagaatttcaaCAAGCAGGCCATGACCAGTTTTTGTTACACGTACCACACTTagatatttatttggtttcaaaaatgtacaaaatcaCAAATACAGCATATAATTCgtatcaataaatattttaaatttaacttacTGACGTAGTCTGCTTATGTGATccaaattttcattttgaagaCTATCTTTCGTGTGCAATGTAATACTGCTTAAAGCGGATTAATAAAGGAGCTACCGTGATCCGAATGAATCATTGCCGTTGGATcttacaaaatgaaaattttggaacaagaaaaatatacacacCATAACAACCATCACCGcgttatataaataaaaactctAAAAACATTAACTAGAGGAACTTAAGCATTAAATACGATCGTTCCCTTTGGCCTTCTAAGTTCTTCAACACAGTCCGTCACAGCTGCAGAGTTCCCTAAAACAGCCCTGAAAATCTCTAGGACCGTGTCAAATGACTTTGACTTGTGCTCGCCGCTAGTCCTATCTCTTCGTCAGATTCATCTGAATCCAATGGACTAACTCGAATGGCTTGGTACCACTTGTTAGTCAGGTCAGCCATCTGTGACTTGCACTCGTGCAATTCCTGACTATTGAACCGACGTGTAAAAAACGGAATAAAGTACTTGCGATCCATGCGCCCAAAACGATCGCGCGCTTGGGTAAAGGTAACGTCCTCTTCCTCAGTAAGTTCAGACAAGTGTTCAGAGTCGATTGCTTGACCCCATTCGCGAGTTTTTGACAGGGAAATAGATTTTGACCTTTTCCGACCGCTGCCGTTGCGACGTCCTCCCTCCTCAGTGGTACTCCTTCCAGAGCCGCGTGCACGTCGCTTTTTTCCGGGCTTAAGGTACTTCAGCAGTGGCATTGTGGAGCCCCCCAGAACTAGCGTGGTAAATAGCACAATGATTAATctgaaatttaaattcttcAATGACTGTGCAACATTTACAAGCCGGAATAAGCTCACGTAGTTGTTATGATGACGTGTCGTTTCTCCTGGCTGTCAAGATTCAAGTGCAAAGATAGCGCGTAGGAAATGGCGCCGCGTAGGCCCGAAAACCACATAATGAACTGCATCTTGTTATTGATCTTGTGCTCGCGAAATTTGTTGACCAAAAACGCGAGTGGAAAAATATTGCAGGCGCGACCAATGAGGCAAAGCACAATGGCCCATATAACAAACGATAGTTCAACTTGGTGTTTAAAGGAAAAGATGGCTAGTCCAAGATAAGCAAAGACGCAGGTCTCTGCAATGAAGGCTAGCGTTCTCATCGTCTGTTGCATTGTAATTTGAGTAACCTACgattaaaaaagtttaaacaaaatataaaatgggGAGATGATAGCAATGACTTACAGTGGATAGGTTGAAATGCGTGTAGTGGGACATCACAATTCCGCAAAATAGTATAGCCATAATACCTATTGTtggaaaaaaatgtaatgttgAGACTCATAGCCAAAAACATTGATTATACCGCTTAAATGTATTCCCTCTGCCAGGACGTAAGGTGCGTAGGTAAACATTAGCATCATTGCAAACTCGAGGGATGGATGCTTTCGGAGATCGATGTGCTTCAGAAGGAGAGCCGATATTAATGCAAATATGACTCCAATGCCTGCCGACGCAAAGAACATCGCGCAAAAGGTCTTCAACGCGCTGAACATGGCTTCTCCAGTGCTGGCTTCAGCATTCACGTTGGCGGATTGGGTGATGGATGCAGTCAGCACAATAGATATGGCGTCGTTGAGGATGCTCTCGCCGAATACCAACATGTTAAGTATGGGGTCTACGTCAAGTGCATGGAAAATTGCCACTGTTGCCACAGGATCAACAGCAGAGATAAGTGAACCAAAGGCAAAGGATTCCGAAAAGCTTAATCTAAAAATGACGAGAAATTATTGAATGAACTTGGCAATTGATTTGTCTTTAACTTGCCGAAATGCCACCTCTGCCAGGCCCAGCAGGTAAATCCCCGCCCCGATGACCAGTGCAGAAATCGTGGTgccaaaaatggcaaagaCCAATATGGATCCGATATTCTGAAAGAAGTTTCCCTTGTGGAGATTGTAGCCGGACTCGAATATAATGGGCGGCAGGAGCACCAGAAAGAAGCCCATGGGCGAGAACACCTCCTCTCGTTTCCAGCTGCCATTCTGCCCAGACATGACGTTTAGCGAAAGGCCAATTAAGGCGCCCAGAAAGACAACCACAATGCTCTCCGGCAGGTACTGGAAGCCGGTCTGCAGCATAGAGTGGATAAGCAGGATGCCCAGCATGATAACGCAGATGACGAAAAACAGTGAGAGGGAGGAGTTGTGCTCCTGCTCGACAGCATGGGAATCGATGAGAGGCGGCTCTGTGACCACTGTGGATGTGTTCCCCTTCCTCGTAGTGCTTGCATTGCCAGGTGCAGCAGTCGAGGCCGGGACCTTTCCCAGCGGACTGCCTGCCAGGTCGTCCGACACGATGTGCGTGGAGTTACTACTATCTGGCGTGGAGATGTTGCTGGATGTGTTGCTTTGGGGCATCTTCTGTCCGCTGATGCTTTCCGCCCCAGCTGGCACCAGGAGAAAAAGTGCAGCCGCACTATAAGCTACCCAAACCCTCATTTTGGCCGACAAAATGTGACGTGGTCGTTAATAACGCTCGCATTTAACTTTTCACTATTtgctcaatttgtttttttcacAAACATCTGTTTATCGCCCTATCTGACGTATATCGGGGAGAGTTGCCGTATCATTTCGGTTAACTGGCGCGTGCTTTTCATATATTCAAACGGATATTGTGAGTGTAATAGCGTTCCATGTATTTAACATTTAACTGTATAAAGGatgaattttaataattcgCTTATGCCCAGTCATGGTGCTGGGGTCACATAAATAGCTGATAGCTCTTGTGCAGATGGCTTGAAAATGGAGCACATTAAGTAAGAATAATAATTCGGTCAGATACTTGTTAAGAACGCTTCATATTACTGGAAGTGATAAATAAGTAAGTTTAGATAATTACAATAACTGACGGCATCAGCGATTGAGAATAAATGCAGTGCCACAATCTAGAATTTGCAGGCACCAGCCTTTTGTGCTCAGGAATAATGTGCCTTGCGCATCTGTTCGTTGAGGCACACGCGATCTTCTATGGCCCCAGGGGGGTCACACCTACATAATTTGAAAGATAATGGGGCTTGTTGTTTTCGGTTATTTTCAGTGGGTattagaatttttaaaaatgtacatGCAAAAACTGATTACCAAGCGCCTTGATCTTCGCAGACCTTGTTTGTCTTCTTGGCTGTGGCATGACGTGAGCACTTTTTCAATAGTACAGATTGTACAAATAGAATGAAAACCCTAATTGACGACTTTCCTTGACTAGAGAGTGTCGAACGATTCATCCACAAAAGGTCAGTCACTTCACGTTAAGGGAAAGCTAGGGTTTCAACGGATACATGTGTACATTCGTTTCAAAATTCGCCTCGAATTGCGCTTCGGGTAGCGATTGGCTATATCatcaaatacatatgtataactCAATTGCTCTATATAGGAGAAGCCGAGAGAGCAATGCTAAacagattttaaaaattaggTATATAGGTGGCTGCCGTGGTAGCACATAGTTTTGTTCTGATAAGCTCTTATTTCTTGCCGACTCATCTTCTCAAATGCTGTCtacaaaaatttataaatattattcgcCTGTAAAAGTCACCCGCAGTCGAACGCAGGTTGAGCAGGAAACTAGTCGAAAATATAGTCCATATCTTGTCGGATCCTTTCTTCAAAATCCCAGTGAGTATAACCGAAAGGATCTGGAACTAGATTCGCTACAGTTCACTCCCGAGCGGGGTGGCAACGCTAGGCGACGGAACAGCTGcttgaaaaccaaaaacgtGGAGATACTGAAGAAGTAAAATTATTTGAGAGTACCGAGAACGCTAGGAAAGTTCCCCAAAGAGCGCCCAAATAagccccaaaataaaaatcgagTCAGCCGAAGAGAACCGCCTCCTCCGTTTGCTACGATAAGCAAAGGCCCGCTCTCTCGTTGGAGGTATAAATTCTGAATGACATTAAAAATGTGCGCTCTTTTTCTACAGAACCGTCGCCACGATAGGACGTGTGTTGGCTGTGCCGCTGATTTGGTTGCCGTCGCTGAACCAGTAGAACTCAGAATCAGTGTGTATATTTTGTTGAACCAATAGCTATTCAGCTAGACAGTCGAACACGCATTTAAAACAACTACAGCTACCAGCACTCAGCCCTCGCCCAGCGACTAGTTTTGCTGTGAACCCGCGCAACGTGCTTGTCGTGTATGTAGCAACGATTGTGGCAAACGCGCAGCATAGAAACATAAAAGAAGGGcgattatataaaaaactataaacGAAAAGTGTGCAAATACCGGAAAATCCCAACAGCCTCGAGGCGGCCTATAGCGCAGATCCGCGAATGCGAAAATAGATGTGTTTTGCATGAGTTCGGAAAATCAATTTCGTTAAGCGTTTTTTAGCAACCGCTAATGTcgcttctctctctctctgttcCCACAGCTCCACCAA from Drosophila yakuba strain Tai18E2 chromosome 2L, Prin_Dyak_Tai18E2_2.1, whole genome shotgun sequence includes these protein-coding regions:
- the LOC6526247 gene encoding dedicator of cytokinesis protein 7 isoform X2, which encodes MSNAQRSFVQKVSKQSAADVRKNVSVCHLSKAIDPSLCGSSVSPTEPLDYEEFLSEHMNIINRDPLKHILDFPQGDVTVKIIPRKIRTVDHIIPNENLSDLPHHVQECVNCYTRPWKVVEYAQRHLSSSCYIRERIDRGTISPSAYQQEFEIDKDFSSFEEAFAYKSESCTPSSRQSIASLASVSSCTDTLTPRGSWASFDLRRSVNDPLIPNLLDNVPPEHIDQSNEARRQQDRQVALFSLYPESDAEENIERRLLAEIPVEHMGHRIQVKCLQLRLELEVEPIFASMAIYDAKERQKISENFYFDMNPDSLKRMLSSHVQCADISTQSHSAIFEISYPSNDLFLVIRLEKVLQGDINNSVEPYLKEDKDKYREKVKSNAVDYCERLGKYRMPFAWTGIYLTNVFNGDNFESKDAGAAERDSLGSGTGSSLGTAPSSNSLDRKSSTSSFDQLRRKANDMSGTLTRRGSLERKEKHRSWSPDDFANVVENFRPITITVPSFFKQEADKMKDEDLYKILPELKRPSSVMKKYKCIPGSIKLEISPCVEEAKNALTPELATINPQSADNVRPVKEILEFPQSAIYNPHYTYRNLLFVSPKELNFSSRAGSARNIAVRVQLMAGETPKDAVNAIYGKSSCPKFSTEAFTAVNYHNKCPSFYDEIKIALPASIKQHHHLLFTIYHVSCQKKPQDVQPSVETPIGYTWLPLLEDGKLKVGEFNLPVMVESPPENYSFIPPNVHLPGIKWLDNHRAVFSINVEAVTAIHTLDSFLDRFFLICEYLDTRNIPSHIGENNIETELKKCLLDIEYANREPLVRHLPLVLDKLIELLVVTHKVGGQAMSLGSTVFEVLCLVSSLLSILNDDQYDQYGRQSLLSTYVQFQSKIPHPFQSKQRLKCSRSTTEDLQLSESYTLYDNVLASGRSLDRKELSIDILQSMAARDVQVRLLHEELALHWVVASGKAADLAMSNSWFLFELIVKSMIEHLHCSNTLNGPRKHRFPHQFNDDLSTLVHLVTTKVVGYHSNEPKLAQSLNASLSFFIFDILSIMDRGFVFGLIKTYTKVLISKNASIPDLMNYKIDFLRIVCSHEHFVALNLPFGTSYTMVTAPCSPTPSTTSSNSQTSCGSLDRALHADLSQEFLQQHFLIGLVLSDLAAVMEVPNPQLHGKAIRCIRNLMTSHDLDARYSETDARARVAALYIPLLSIVMDCIPQLHQHGLEQDRLQQIGQLEDYQGPHQTITASTINPEVAFAISGSRPYSYLNEQVKNKLPLSSENTRHLLVCFLWVLKNLERNVLYRWLLDLSPHRVHQMLQGVNVCLKTFEYTGQKNVATLKRTNTQSFRKTGSTDVKEKLEECIRGTNSARYDLINRRKDRNSTEKFRWRKDQMPYRSQYADGVGKSEHELELSHFIEGSLATEVALVLLDTLEIIVHVAANLYHNLLGTVLKVLLHSLSRNQSTLALQNLFASQRALIFKFPNLLFDDETDICADLCLILLKHCGSLLPGIRSQAAASLYLLMRQNFEIGNNFARVKMQVTMSLSSLVGTSSVFSEQSLRRALKTVLVYAESDSDLQETSFPEQVQDLLFNLHMILSDTVKMKEYQEDPEMLLDLMNRIAKGYQNNPDLRLTWLENMAKKHRERANHTEAAMCYVHAASLVSEYLSMLESQTHLPVGAVSFQRISPNTLMESAVSDDVLSPGEDGICLGNHFTETGLKALLEEASNSFQVAGMYEAMNEVYKILIPICEANRDFQKLSKVHGKLQEAFNRISQLQGKRVFGTYFRVGFYGGKFGDLDQQEFIYKEPTLTKLPEIFSRLQNFYTERFGPDSVHIIKDSNTVDVNSLDPDKAYIQITYVEPYFETYEMRHRETYFERNFNIKRFIYATPFTKNGKAHGELHEQCKRKTILTTANHFPYVKTRIMVISRQQIVLEPIEVAIEDIQKKTLELAAATNQEPADPKILQMVLQGCIGTTVNQGPMEMASVFLSNLSDGTTVPTKHQNKLRLCFREFSKRCADALKKNRNLILSDQKDYQRELERNNDRFIERLTPFITLTAVQNHGVVKANAHNNKSTPLKW